A window from Staphylococcus succinus encodes these proteins:
- a CDS encoding NAD(P)H-hydrate dehydratase, whose translation MEILSSVSIPKRKDETHKGDYGKILLIGGNVNLGGAIMLAARACVYSGSGLITVATHPTNHAALHSRCPEAMVIDINDTKMLTKMIENTDCILIGPGLGCDFKGNNAITFLLQNIQPHQTLIVDGDAITIFSKLKPAIPTCKVIFTPHQKEWERLSNIPIEEQTDERNREAADRIGATIVLKKHGTEIYFKDNEYKLPIGTPAMATGGMGDTLAGMITSFVGQFNDMQEAVTSAVYAHSFIGEKLAETMYVVPPSRLISEIPHIMKTLED comes from the coding sequence TTGGAAATTTTGTCATCAGTCAGCATTCCAAAACGTAAAGATGAAACGCACAAAGGTGATTATGGTAAGATTCTTTTAATTGGAGGCAATGTCAATTTAGGGGGCGCAATCATGCTTGCTGCACGTGCATGTGTATATAGTGGTAGTGGATTAATCACAGTAGCAACACATCCAACTAATCACGCTGCACTTCACTCGCGTTGTCCTGAAGCGATGGTTATTGATATTAATGATACAAAAATGTTAACTAAAATGATTGAAAATACAGATTGTATCCTTATCGGACCTGGATTAGGTTGTGATTTTAAAGGTAATAATGCAATTACTTTCTTACTACAAAATATCCAACCTCACCAAACGCTTATTGTAGATGGAGATGCAATAACCATTTTCAGCAAATTGAAACCTGCCATACCAACATGTAAAGTGATTTTCACACCACATCAAAAAGAGTGGGAACGTTTAAGTAATATTCCAATAGAAGAACAAACTGATGAGCGTAATCGTGAAGCAGCTGACCGTATTGGTGCCACAATTGTATTAAAAAAACATGGCACAGAAATTTATTTCAAAGATAATGAGTATAAATTACCTATTGGTACGCCTGCAATGGCTACAGGTGGAATGGGCGATACTTTAGCTGGCATGATTACAAGCTTTGTAGGTCAGTTTAATGACATGCAAGAAGCTGTAACGAGCGCAGTTTATGCACATAGTTTCATCGGCGAGAAATTAGCAGAAACAATGTATGTTGTGCCACCATCAAGACTTATTAGCGAAATTCCACACATTATGAAAACATTAGAGGATTAA
- the hutH gene encoding histidine ammonia-lyase — protein sequence MTLQLNGDILTINDIKRFLYEEDSVAITEDAYERVKKSRAIVENIIKNKETIYGITTGFGLFSDVRIDEGEYNQLQVNLIRSHACGIGKPFSEEVSLVMMILRLNTLLKGHSGATVDLVDQLVYFINQRIIPVVPQQGSLGASGDLAPLSHLALALIGEGNVFYQGEEVDSRYVLKKLNHKALELQAKEGLALINGTQAMTAQGVINYIEAENLGYQAEWISALTHQALNGITDAYNENVHKVRNFQEQIDVAARMLDWLEGSELTTKQGEVRVQDAYTLRCIPQIHGASFQVFNYVKEKLECEMNAANDNPLIFDEGDEKLVISGGNFHGQPIAFALDFLKLGVSELANVSERRLERLVNPQLNNGLPAFLSPQPGLQSGAMIMQYAAASLVSENKTLAHPASVDSIPSSANQEDHVSMGTIGARHGYQMIENARRVLAIETIIALQAVEYKDIDKLSPKTYEKYQSLRQLVPSITEDRQFHKDIEAVSQYLQDMAYSDEI from the coding sequence ATGACATTACAACTTAATGGAGACATATTAACAATTAATGATATAAAGAGATTTTTATATGAAGAAGACAGCGTAGCGATTACAGAAGATGCTTATGAACGTGTGAAGAAGAGTCGAGCAATAGTCGAAAATATTATTAAAAATAAAGAAACTATTTATGGTATTACTACGGGATTTGGATTATTTAGTGATGTCCGTATAGATGAAGGCGAATATAATCAGTTACAAGTTAATTTAATTCGCTCACATGCGTGTGGTATAGGTAAACCATTTTCAGAAGAAGTTTCATTAGTGATGATGATATTAAGATTGAATACATTATTAAAAGGCCACTCTGGCGCCACTGTAGATTTAGTAGATCAATTAGTTTACTTCATCAACCAACGTATCATACCAGTTGTTCCGCAACAAGGTTCACTCGGTGCTTCTGGTGATTTAGCGCCACTTTCACACTTAGCATTAGCTTTAATCGGTGAGGGTAATGTATTTTACCAAGGCGAAGAGGTAGACAGTAGATATGTCTTAAAAAAATTAAATCATAAAGCATTAGAACTACAAGCTAAAGAAGGTTTGGCATTAATTAACGGTACACAAGCAATGACTGCACAAGGTGTTATAAACTATATTGAAGCAGAGAATTTAGGCTATCAAGCTGAATGGATTTCTGCACTTACACACCAAGCTTTAAATGGTATTACAGATGCTTATAATGAAAATGTACATAAAGTACGTAATTTCCAAGAACAAATAGATGTTGCAGCACGTATGTTGGATTGGTTGGAAGGATCTGAGTTAACGACGAAACAAGGAGAAGTACGCGTACAAGATGCTTATACATTGCGTTGTATTCCTCAAATACATGGCGCTAGTTTCCAAGTCTTCAATTATGTTAAAGAAAAGTTAGAGTGCGAAATGAATGCAGCTAATGATAATCCTTTAATATTTGATGAAGGTGATGAGAAACTTGTAATTTCTGGCGGTAACTTCCATGGCCAACCTATTGCCTTTGCCTTAGACTTCTTGAAACTTGGTGTGAGTGAGCTTGCAAATGTTTCAGAACGTCGTCTAGAACGCCTTGTGAATCCTCAGTTGAATAATGGGCTACCTGCCTTCTTAAGCCCACAACCAGGTTTACAAAGTGGTGCAATGATAATGCAATATGCAGCAGCAAGTTTAGTATCAGAGAATAAAACACTTGCCCATCCAGCGAGTGTGGATTCTATTCCATCTTCAGCAAATCAAGAAGATCATGTTTCTATGGGGACTATTGGTGCACGCCATGGCTATCAAATGATTGAAAATGCACGCCGAGTTTTAGCAATAGAAACAATCATTGCATTACAAGCGGTAGAATATAAAGACATTGATAAACTATCACCTAAGACATATGAAAAATATCAATCCTTACGTCAACTTGTCCCTTCAATTACTGAAGATAGACAATTCCATAAAGATATTGAAGCAGTATCACAATATTTACAAGATATGGCATATAGTGATGAAATATAA
- the serS gene encoding serine--tRNA ligase gives MLDIKVFRNEPDFIKEKVKKRGMDVKVVDDVLELDEQRRQLISKAEEMKAERNKVSGEIAQKKRNKEDADDAITAMRNLGDEIKALDDTLNQVDQELNDKLSRIPNIIQDEVPEGATEDDNVEVKRWGTPRSFDFEAQAHWDLVEALKMVDFERAAKVSGARFVFLTGEGAQLERALMNYMITKHTTQHGYTEMMVPQLVNADSMYGTGQLPKFEEDLFKVEKEGLYTIPTAEVPLTNYYRNEIIDPDVLPAKFTAQSACYRSEAGSAGRDTRGLIRLHQFDKVEMVRVEKPEDSWQALEEMTGHAEAILEELGLPYRRVNLCTGDIGFGASKTYDLEVWLPSYNDYKEISSCSNITDFQARRANIRFKRDKNSKPELVHTLNGSGLAVGRTFAAIVENYQNEDGSVTIPEVLVPFMGGKTVIQ, from the coding sequence ATGTTAGATATAAAAGTTTTCCGTAATGAACCAGATTTCATTAAAGAAAAAGTCAAAAAACGTGGTATGGATGTAAAAGTTGTAGATGATGTATTGGAATTAGATGAGCAACGTCGTCAGTTAATTAGTAAAGCAGAAGAAATGAAAGCAGAGCGTAATAAAGTAAGTGGAGAAATTGCTCAAAAGAAACGTAATAAAGAAGATGCCGATGATGCAATTACAGCAATGCGTAATCTTGGTGATGAAATTAAAGCATTAGATGATACTTTAAACCAAGTTGATCAAGAGCTTAATGACAAATTATCTCGTATTCCAAATATCATTCAAGATGAAGTGCCAGAAGGTGCTACAGAAGATGATAATGTAGAAGTTAAGCGTTGGGGCACGCCAAGATCATTTGACTTTGAAGCCCAAGCACATTGGGATTTAGTAGAAGCGTTAAAAATGGTCGATTTTGAACGTGCTGCTAAGGTTTCAGGTGCGCGATTCGTATTCTTAACAGGTGAAGGTGCACAATTAGAAAGAGCGTTAATGAATTACATGATTACAAAACATACAACACAACATGGTTATACTGAAATGATGGTGCCACAATTAGTAAATGCAGATTCAATGTACGGTACAGGTCAATTGCCTAAATTTGAAGAAGATTTATTTAAAGTTGAAAAGGAAGGCTTATATACAATTCCAACAGCTGAAGTACCACTTACGAACTACTATCGTAATGAAATTATTGATCCAGACGTGCTACCAGCTAAATTTACAGCACAATCAGCATGTTATCGCAGTGAAGCGGGTTCTGCTGGACGTGATACAAGAGGCCTTATTCGTTTACACCAATTCGATAAAGTAGAAATGGTGCGCGTAGAAAAACCTGAAGACTCTTGGCAAGCACTTGAAGAAATGACGGGACATGCAGAAGCAATATTAGAAGAACTTGGTTTACCTTATCGTCGTGTAAACTTATGCACAGGAGATATTGGATTTGGCGCAAGTAAAACTTATGATTTAGAAGTTTGGTTACCGAGCTATAATGATTACAAAGAAATAAGTTCTTGTTCAAATATTACTGATTTCCAAGCGCGTCGAGCTAATATTCGTTTCAAACGTGATAAAAATTCAAAACCAGAGTTAGTCCACACACTTAATGGTAGTGGTTTAGCAGTTGGACGTACATTTGCCGCTATAGTTGAAAATTATCAAAATGAAGATGGATCAGTAACAATTCCAGAAGTATTGGTTCCATTTATGGGTGGTAAAACAGTTATTCAATAA
- a CDS encoding AzlC family ABC transporter permease → MEAHVTFRQGVKECIPTLLGYAGVGLSFGIVAIASGFSLLEIVLLSLVIYAGAAQFIICALVISGTPISAIILTTFIVNSRMFLLSMTLAPSYKNYGLFNRLGLGTLITDETFGVAITPHLKGEKINDRWLHGLNITAYLFWTLASIAGAVFGKYIHNPDALGLDFAITAMFIFLAISQFETIQRSHIKTYLVLIVCVIIMMLLFSLIMPSYIAIILAATLTATLGVVMDR, encoded by the coding sequence GTGGAGGCACATGTAACGTTTAGACAAGGTGTTAAAGAATGCATACCTACGTTGTTAGGGTATGCAGGGGTGGGATTGTCATTTGGTATTGTGGCAATAGCCTCAGGTTTTAGTTTGTTGGAAATCGTTTTGCTCAGTCTTGTCATTTATGCTGGTGCAGCGCAGTTTATTATTTGTGCGTTAGTCATATCAGGAACACCTATTTCGGCGATTATTTTAACTACTTTTATTGTTAATTCTAGAATGTTTTTACTGAGTATGACGCTTGCACCAAGTTATAAAAACTATGGATTATTTAACCGGCTAGGTCTTGGGACGTTAATTACAGATGAAACGTTTGGTGTCGCGATTACGCCACATCTAAAAGGGGAAAAAATTAATGACCGCTGGCTACATGGATTAAATATTACTGCATACTTATTTTGGACGCTTGCTTCGATTGCGGGCGCAGTTTTTGGTAAATACATACATAACCCAGATGCATTAGGTCTCGATTTCGCAATTACTGCTATGTTTATCTTTTTAGCAATTTCCCAGTTTGAAACTATTCAACGCTCACACATTAAGACTTATCTTGTATTAATCGTGTGCGTCATTATTATGATGCTTTTATTTAGTTTGATAATGCCGTCATACATAGCAATTATTCTTGCAGCTACACTAACGGCTACTTTAGGGGTGGTGATGGATCGATGA
- a CDS encoding AzlD domain-containing protein, with translation MTTTIHMLMIILLCGIVTWLTRVIPFVMISKIRLSEKTVKWLSFIPITLFTALVIDGAIEQHEGSMGYNLNVPFLVTMIPTILIALYTRSLTITIISGIVITAIIRWFF, from the coding sequence ATGACAACTACAATACATATGCTAATGATTATCTTATTGTGTGGTATTGTGACATGGCTTACACGTGTAATACCATTCGTTATGATATCCAAGATACGTTTATCTGAAAAGACAGTAAAATGGCTATCTTTTATTCCTATAACATTATTTACAGCGTTGGTTATTGATGGAGCAATAGAACAACATGAAGGTAGCATGGGTTATAATTTGAACGTGCCATTCTTAGTCACGATGATCCCAACCATTTTGATTGCACTATACACCAGAAGTCTAACGATTACGATCATTAGTGGAATTGTTATTACAGCAATTATACGATGGTTCTTTTAA
- the metX gene encoding homoserine O-acetyltransferase MetX: MTDYTVDTLELGPFTTESGETISNLKLRYEHVGLTGQPLVVVCHALTGNHLTYGTSENPGWWREIIDGGYMPIHDYQFLTFNVIGSPYGSSSALTDEDFPQHLTLRDIVRAIELGIETLGHQKINILIGGSLGGMQAVELLYNRKFVVEKAVILAATDRTSSYSRAFNQIARQSIHLDRKEGMSIARQLGFLTYRSSKSYDKRFTPDQVVAYQKHQGDKFKNYFDAACYLTLLDVLDSHDVDRGRDDVDAVFRQLDTKVMTMGFTDDLLYPDDLVRAVGERFKYHKHFFVPDNVGHDGFLLNFNDWAPNLYHFLKVSQFKRK, from the coding sequence ATGACGGATTATACGGTTGATACATTAGAATTAGGGCCATTTACAACAGAGTCAGGTGAGACAATCTCTAACCTAAAGTTACGATATGAGCATGTTGGATTAACAGGACAACCGCTTGTCGTAGTATGCCATGCGTTAACAGGAAACCATTTAACTTATGGAACAAGTGAAAATCCCGGTTGGTGGAGAGAAATTATTGACGGTGGTTATATGCCAATACATGATTATCAATTTTTAACATTTAATGTAATAGGTAGCCCGTATGGTTCAAGTTCAGCGCTAACTGATGAAGATTTTCCACAACATCTTACGTTACGTGATATTGTACGCGCCATAGAATTGGGTATTGAAACATTAGGACATCAAAAAATTAATATTCTTATCGGTGGGTCTTTAGGCGGCATGCAAGCAGTGGAATTATTGTACAACCGTAAATTTGTTGTTGAAAAGGCTGTGATTCTTGCAGCTACAGATAGAACTTCCTCGTATAGCCGTGCCTTTAATCAAATTGCGAGACAGTCTATCCATTTGGATCGCAAGGAAGGCATGAGTATTGCAAGACAGCTGGGGTTCTTAACGTATCGTTCATCTAAAAGTTATGATAAGCGTTTTACACCAGACCAAGTCGTGGCTTATCAAAAACACCAAGGCGATAAATTCAAAAATTACTTTGATGCAGCTTGCTATTTAACACTACTGGATGTCTTGGACAGTCATGACGTAGATAGAGGGCGTGATGACGTGGACGCCGTGTTTAGGCAATTAGATACGAAAGTAATGACTATGGGATTTACAGATGACTTGCTTTATCCAGATGACCTTGTACGTGCAGTAGGGGAGCGCTTTAAATATCATAAACACTTTTTTGTGCCAGATAATGTGGGGCATGATGGTTTCTTACTTAATTTTAATGACTGGGCACCTAATTTATATCATTTCTTAAAAGTTTCTCAATTTAAAAGAAAATGA